GAGTTGTATTTGAGCATAACCATACTCTGGGGGAGAGTCAATTAATCCCCCAATGTAAAGAGCTTGTTCTAATAGGAATTGAAACATTAAATATGCAGAATTTTAACAAACTAAGAGACAGTGTGATTACAAATAAATTCTCTAAGTTGACTTAAATGCatgacctttctttttttttttaagtagctaCTTTAAAGAGACAATAATTCAGCTGTCAAAAAAAGTGATAATTGTTTCTACTATTACAAAAGCAAATTTGGGCAAATGTTTGTTGGCTTCATATCCATGAAGCAGAAACTAAGATTATAACCCAAGACAAAGGAGCATTAATATGCATCGTTTTAGAAATTAAAGTCCTCTGAGATTGTATTTCCTCCAGAAATACCTAAGGGCTAAATTTGTGCATATGGCATTCGTGTGGCCACCTGTAAATAAGGAGCAGTTTAAACTATTCGTTTAAAAGTGAATAAATATCCAATTGCTTCATAAACGTTGGTCAATGTATACAAACATCAAAATGGTTACAGAAATTGAAATGTATCTTTTGACTGTCTTGTTTGCATGAAAATGGAAACAGTAACGACACTTCCTTTTCAAAATCAGATTCTGCGCAATTCCTCAGTAACCGCCATGACTCTGTGTCCCAAATAAGGAAGGCCTATGAGATGGTGAATTCGCTTTTCTATTTCTGAGGAGCTCGATGAGATCTGATTTTATTAGACAATAGctcctattttttaatttattgcgTTTAGGTACTGTCGAAATTAATTCAGAGATTTACGAATACACATTAATATAATTCTGCATCCATTTATGTAAATGAACGCAATGTCCCAGAGAAGATTAAATTTACAGCAtcttataaaaagacaaaaagaatacACTTGATTGACAAGCATAATTACCTGGGTAGCGAATTCTCGCGCTACAGTTAGCCGCAGCTGCTACTCTGACGTCACAGGTTGCCATGGTAGCAGCAGCCCTGAAGGAAAAGGGGTGGAGCTAAACACTCACTGCGGTGCTGCGCTGCGTCTGCAGAGGACAAGGAAGGCTCCTCTGCAGGGCTGACATCTTCCAAAATGAGCGGCCTGGATGAGGGCAATGAGCTCCCTCTCACTAACACCACGACCCCTGCCCCTGCCCGGGAAGATCTGGATCTGAATCAGGATCAGGGGCTCTGCGAGGAAACTGACGCAGCAGCGCGGGCGATGGAGGCTGCAGGTGAGGCCGGTGCGGAGGGAGGCGCGCCCCCGGATTCCGAGCACTGCGGACCTGCGCTTTGCCCTGCAGTGTCTGAGAATCATGGTGCTGAGGCGGCCGGAGAGGGGCTGGAGGATGCTCTGTCTCCATCAAAGGGCGGGGATGGAGCCTCAGCCCCTGCGGCAGTTGATGACAGCAATAAAAATGGCTGTCAGCTTGGAGGGCCGCGCAGCCCTGCTGGGCCGAAAGCTCTGGAAGCCTGTGGTGCCGTGGGCCTGGGGTCTCAGATGATGCCGGGGGTGAAGAAGACCAAGGAAATGATGGCGACGAAGTGCGCCATCTCTGCGCCCgcgggaaaggagggagaagcaggGGCGGCGATGCCGGAAAAGAAGGGGGTACCgaaagaaaaaaaggtagctggaggagggaaggaggagaatcGTCCTAGGCCCCCGAAGATCAATAATTGCATGGACTCGCTGGAGGCCATCGATCAAGAGCTGTCAAATGTAAATGCGCAGGCCGACAGGGCCTTCCTCCAGCTGGAACGCAAATTCGGGCGGATGAGAAGGCTGCACATGCAGCGCCGAAGTTTCATCATCCAAAATATCCCAGGTTTCTGGGTCACCGCTTTTCGGAACCACCCCCAGCTGTCACCAATGATCAGTGGCCAAGATGAAGACATGATGAGATACATGATCAATTTAGAGGTGGAGGAGCTTAAGCACCCAAGAGCAGGCTGCAAGTTTAAGTTCATCTTTCAAAGCAACCCCTACTTCCGAAACGAGGGGCTGGTCAAGGAATATGAGCGCAGATCCTCCGGTCGAGTGGTGTCGCTCTCTACTCCAATCCGCTGGCACCGGGGCCAAGAACCCCAGGCCCATATCCACAGGAATCGTGAGGGGAACACGATTCCCAGTTTCTTCAATTGGTTCTCAGACCACAGCCTCCTAGAATTCGACAGAATAGCTGAAATTATCAAAGGGGAGCTATGGTCCAATCCCCTGCAATACTATCTGATGGGCGATGGGCCACGCAGAGGAGTTCGAGTCCCACCAAGACAGCCAGTGGAGAGTCCCAGGTCCTTCAGGTTCCAGTCTGGCTAAACTCTGCCCTTTCAAGAAGCTCCTGCAGGAGAGTCCTACCATCTCCTCGGCTTGGCTAGCAGCATGCAGCCTTctgtctgctttctcttcctgttgGATTGTGTCCTTTGGTTCTTCTAAGTCTCCAGTAGTTTCAAGACTGTGGCTTCCAAGTCTGTGCTCTTCTTTCTCTAGGCCATCATGACATTCTGCATAGTGTTAATGGTGTTCCAAGTGCATGGCCTCCGAACTGCTTCTATGCCAAGCTCACAGTGCTGTAGTGTGTACTGCCTTCCTTTGCATGGCTTGGTTCCTGTCTGTgaccatgtcttcttccagttttGAAAAGTGGTTCTCTACCACAAGAAAGCTTGACACATCCTTACCAAGAACTAGCCAGGTTTCATACTGTGTCCCTGATGTCTATGTACTGTGATGAAGTGTGACTTTCACCACTGCAAGATGGAACTGTATCCCAACCCAGCCGTCAGCCCAACAGGACATTCCAACTGATTCTAGCTGTCTTCTTGGGCCTTTGCTCTTTGCCCTGCTTGTTATTAGTATAAAGGCTGGTGGGTGACTACTAGTCATGAGTGAAGTAACAGTCGAGGAGTGTTTTATGTTTCCACATTGGTCTTGTACCTTTGGTTACTGTGCATCGTGATCAGCTACTGGTGAGTATGAAGACCTGTGCAATTGCCCACCAGTTCTCTTCTGGTTGAGCTTTGCACAGGCCAACACTGTTCCTCAGGAACTAATGACCTAAGCTCCTAGGCAGCACACAGGATCACTTACAGTATGTAGCATTGCTCACGACTCAGTTGGCTATTGGGCAGGATGTGTAGTCACATGTGGCAGTGCCCAAGGCAAACTGGAGTGGCTCCCTTCTAGCAGTTAGTTTCTTCTGAGCCCTAGCCAATAAATTATTCCGAATCCAGGCAACTTTGTTAGGTAACCCCCCTCTTCCTTCGTCCACACCCACTCTGATTAAGTCCAAGCTGCCTAGGTCAGGGTGGTTAGAAATCATTTGTGGCACACAGGGTTTGCTGTGTCTTTCTCTCACtgactcttctctcttttttttttccctgttcttttctctttgaagCAGTTACAGCCAGAGACAGAAAAAACTggcagcagggttttttttttcctccctcccccattgttcacaggcagaaaaaaaaggTACTGTAGTGTCCAAATCTCTTGCTGCCCTCACTATTTCACACTTCTCTTAGCAACATTTGAAAATGTCAAGGGAGACAACCTCCACTCTTCCCTCCTAACCCTTTCTACCATACGCTGTGTATTTCTTAAGCTCTAGTTTGAGAatctgggagaagagaaagaacactTTCAATGACAGACTGTACCTCCGTGTTGCAGAATGTGAACGAACCAGCTATGACTGCACCTGTTTCTAAAGCCGCCTGGTCTTTGGGCCTCAGCCTGTAGAATGATCAGAGAGCAGCCATGTGTGTCATTCCTGTTCAGTTTGTCCGACCTTGGCCCTTCTTTATCAGTTTTTGaatttccttccttgtttccatCCTAACAAAGGAGGGAGTGGGCTGTAGAGTGCATTGTGGGAGACTCCAAGCCTCTTCTGAGGGATGGGGGATGTGAGGAGTCTGGGTTTACAGGACATGCTCCAGTAGGTACACAGCAGTGACAGAGGCTCCTAGTTCTGAGCCTGCAGCTGTCACCCtcatccattccctttctgccttAAAGGACTTGTCGGAAGCTCCTCCAGGTCTCAGGAGATCTGGATACCTTCGTGGAGGCTGGGAATTTAAGCAGAGGACTAGAGGGAAAGGGAGCatgttacagagtgagttctaggccggCTGTGATGACTTGCAGGAGCAGGGTTGGGGGCAGGGTTCCCTGAGGCACATTCCAGGGCGGAATGGGGAGATCAGATGGGTTGGGATTTAAAAGGGATGCTTGGAGGATTTTCCTATAGCTTTTCCTAATTCTCAACTGCACcaatagatcttttaaaaacagatgtaAGTCTGGGTGGTTTTTCCCTTCAGATTCCAGGAGTGACCTTTGTCTGTGGGAGATCAATGGTGTGCACTCCTTATCCCATTATGCTTGACCAAACCCTATTACTCCCTGTCAGCTGACTGGCAGAATTGATGTTTACAAGCCTGCCTTTTGCTTATAATTGAAACAAGTGCAAACATTTGAATTTCTGTCCTTTGCAGTATGAAGATTCCTGTGAATATTCATTACTAGATTAACTTATTCTGGTGTCTGTCCATCTATAGCTGTATTCTTAGAAACACAATCCGCACAATGTGATCTTTGACGTCTGAAGATTTTGAAAACTGTTGCTGTGTCTTGTAAAAGtgatttcaaaaggaaaaatgtaactTGTCCTACTGGTATTTCTTGCTGTAGTAATACTTGACATTATGTTCTTAACCAGTGTGGGGACTAGAATTGCTATCACAGTAAATGAGAATCTTAGTCCTTTGTCTTTTCCTGTGTGCTTGAAGGAAAACTATGTTACTGTTATGTTTCTTGTCTtcaccaaaaagaaataaatgaataaagatgaATAAAAGGCTCTGTGCTGTCTGGGCTAATacaggctgggcagtgatgaAGGTCTTCACTTCTGTTCACTGGGCAACATGAACTGAGCAGaccaaaattattattattttttggccAGCAGGTGGGAGACTATCTGAACTCATTTTGAGGCTGCACAGAGAATAACTAGGGGaactgggtgtggcagcacacatctgtgaCTGCAGCTCTGGGGAGCCTGAGGAAGGAGGAGCTGGAatatgaggccagcttgggctacaaagcaaCTCACAGGCAGCTGggctgattatatatatatatatatatatatatatatatatatatatccttttatATAGCCTTAATACAAgatgtatatatggtatatacaTGGCACTCATCTATCATCTAtgacctatctatctatctatctatctatctatctatctatctatctatctatctagtatTAAGACTGtatcaaaagaaggaaattaagacCTAAAactgagcaagaaaaaaataaattcaagggAATGGAGCAGGGGAAGGGCTGTAGGAATGAACCGGCTGTTTGGCAAGTGACGTAGATAGGATGTCAGAGTCTAAATTTCACAATAGATTAAGCAGAGCAGAAGCCATGTTACCCTGCAGCGAGGGAGTGGCGCTGTCTCATCAAAAGAAGGAATACCTTTGTTAGACTAAAGCTGAAAATAAAGGAATGGCAGTGTACAGTGGTATGCTCTGGTTACATCTAGGATAGGAAAAAGGCAGAGGCTGCAACAGATGGTTAACCTGCAAGAGAAACCGCAGCTCTCTTCCCAAGCCCAGGAATCAATGTCAGCAACACCTGCATGTAGGAAATGGGCCAGGTGCCAGCAAGTTCAGACTATCCAGCTACTTGATAGTTTTTAACTAAGCAGAAATCTTGGTCCATTTGTCAATTTTTTTGCTTAGATGGCTAAAATATTTGGTTATTCATTTTCATAAACCATTTAGCATACATACCTTTCTTAACACAGATAATGCAGACGTGTTTAGCCTCTAAACCTTTATGGAATAGTGGCTGGGAAAACCATCACTCATAACTgaagttatgaaatattttaagtgtgtCTAGATATATTCAGTCACATGCTTATATTTTGGGTGTTCCTATTAACCATTTTGTCCTTTGAGATGGTGTCACCAtgtgtgtagtccaggctggtttctGGCTCTTGATCGTCCTGCTTCTGTCCCCCTAAGTGgcaggattacaggtatgtagcACAGAGCACTTCTTTCAAAGCAGCACACTGTTTAGGGAGATTATTTGGCACTCACAGACCCCATGATGTTTCTTACAGAGGCTATTTTAAGCCCCATAAGACTCAGACCGAGGGAGGAGCTGTTAGCATAAATGGAAGCAAGGGTGGCTCACAAAGAGTATCTTTCCAATGACAACCATATTATAAGTGATAAAAATCAGTATAGGTcctaagccgggcattggtggcgcatgccttttaatcccagcactcgggaggcagaggcaggcggatctctgtgagttcgaggccagcctggtctccagagagagtgccaggataggctccaaagctacacagagaaaccctgtcttgaaaaaccaaaaaaaaaaaaaaaaaaaaaatcagtataggTCCTTAAGTTATCATAAAAAACACACTGGTTATGTTAGAAAGTTCCATGCTTTTTAGTATATATAACTATGAAGGAAGAAACacgggctggaaagatagctcagtggttaagagcactgtggctcttgtagaggactccagtttggttcctggcacacACATCTAGTGGCTCACATTTATAATCCAGCCTCAGGGAAtctaatgctttcttctggcttccatggcagTTACATACATCTTCACATACAGataagcaggcacacacatagataACAATGATATCATAGAAATGATAAACAGCTTTTTGTTAATATTCAAAAAAGACTTAATCATTTTATGTGTGGGTGCCTGGTGCCTATAGAgaccaggaggccagaagagggcttcagaccccttggaactggagttacaagacaggtcttctgcaagagcagcaagtactcttaaactTGGAGCcacccacctctccagctccctctttttaatttatgtgatactatttaatgtaatatttttatcattgtgtGTATCTGGGCATGTGTGACACAGCATACGTGGAGGGATGACAGAACATGGAAGTGGGGccggttctttctttccaccttttcTTGGGTTTCAGGTGATCAGACTTGGGcagtaagcacttttacccacaaagccatcttgtcagccccatGTTTATCTTCCTTATTCAGTTAGAAACACTGGCACTTTGTATGAACCAGGACA
This DNA window, taken from Cricetulus griseus strain 17A/GY chromosome 2, alternate assembly CriGri-PICRH-1.0, whole genome shotgun sequence, encodes the following:
- the Tspyl4 gene encoding testis-specific Y-encoded-like protein 4, which codes for MSGLDEGNELPLTNTTTPAPAREDLDLNQDQGLCEETDAAARAMEAAGEAGAEGGAPPDSEHCGPALCPAVSENHGAEAAGEGLEDALSPSKGGDGASAPAAVDDSNKNGCQLGGPRSPAGPKALEACGAVGLGSQMMPGVKKTKEMMATKCAISAPAGKEGEAGAAMPEKKGVPKEKKVAGGGKEENRPRPPKINNCMDSLEAIDQELSNVNAQADRAFLQLERKFGRMRRLHMQRRSFIIQNIPGFWVTAFRNHPQLSPMISGQDEDMMRYMINLEVEELKHPRAGCKFKFIFQSNPYFRNEGLVKEYERRSSGRVVSLSTPIRWHRGQEPQAHIHRNREGNTIPSFFNWFSDHSLLEFDRIAEIIKGELWSNPLQYYLMGDGPRRGVRVPPRQPVESPRSFRFQSG